AATTATTGACTCAAGTTGATGCCAATTTGACTGTAGACTCATAAACAAGGGAGATTATTGGACCAGAACTAAGTCGGCTTTGTTTCATGGATAACCAGTGAAAGCTTTTGTGGAAGAAACATGTTTCTTCCTTGCAATCCACCATGGGAGCATCAATTGTCAGGGCAGcactgatttaaaacatctaGACATAATTAAAGTCTGACCAAACCAGTGTCTTTTTATGTAGTCTTTATTTgatacagaaaaaacacaaagtttactTATAATGCtgatataaaaaataagaaaatctgtcagtattattttttacatatacatcacacacatatatacttaTACACTCTGCAAATACATTTCAAAGCTGCCAAACAGTGGCTCATTCCTAGCAGGCATTACATATCCACAGAGCAGTGAACAGTATCATAGTGATGGCTCATATAAATGAAATTCGCTCTACTGCCTCTAACATTGTAGATATAGCATGTTCGTGTTATAGTGAACTGTGTACATACAACAGGAAATACCAAATCAGCTCAAACTAAGTCCATCTGGTTAAAAATGATATATGacagagaggtgaaacatctgcTTGACTCCCAGTCATCTCGTCTCTTTCCTTTTAGTGGtctacaaagacaaaagttttATGATAAAGAATTTACACTGAGTTTCTCTGTAAGACATTAAAGTTCATATACATGAGAGTATGTTGTGCAATTATTTACCTAATTGATTATTGCATTTCTCCTATCCACAGCGTCAGTAAGCTCCTGGACCCAAAGTTCATTTGGATTGGCGCAGGCAGTCCGCAGTTTTGATTGTGAAGACCTCTTCTTAAACACAAACCTACACATACCAACATTATTATTTAGTCTTATAAAGTGCACAGATTTTATGAGTAATCAGAGACACACCAgtgcacacatttaaaagtgCAGCTCTTAGCTCAATCACTTTCCTAAAGAGCAGCTTTTTTCTACATTAGTTTGTGCCAATTAATAATAGAGGGAAGTTTCAACAATGTTGGACatcaaaatgtttgattaaGGGCCAAAGTAAAGGATGCAGTATTTGTTACTCACACAACAGCTCTCATGTTGCAATCACCATCTGTTTCCTGGATCCTGTAActttcaatgtttttctttgccctTGGTCTCAGCTTTTCTACGTAGCCGAGGCAGCAGTCACCGTACGAGCCTGAGGAGAGAGATAAAGTCACTGAGAGGTATAGTAATAAACTTCCCCAGTTAAGACCCACAGGGAGACATTAAGAAACACTTAACCTTTACAATCTAGTTAAtgttcaaagacaaaacagtgtAGCTCATTTTTAACATTGGGGAGTGGCTTTTTGGATGGTGTGCCTGTCTTTATTGGCATGCCTATAAACTAGAAA
Above is a window of Larimichthys crocea isolate SSNF chromosome XVII, L_crocea_2.0, whole genome shotgun sequence DNA encoding:
- the ccl25b gene encoding C-C motif chemokine 25b; protein product: MKFQALFVLLFLTCMYLSVAQGSYGDCCLGYVEKLRPRAKKNIESYRIQETDGDCNMRAVVFVFKKRSSQSKLRTACANPNELWVQELTDAVDRRNAIIN